The Cyanobacteriota bacterium genome segment AAGAATAGGTCTAGAATCGTACCATCAGGCAGCATGAAGTTGGCCACCTTACCCTGGTTGACCAACTCGCGTAAGGTCTCTGGAATGTCATTGCCGCGCAGCTCCTGCAAACCCAAGGTTTTGCCATAAAACTGACGCGATCGTCCTAAGTCCGCCACATTTAAGGCAATGTGATGAACACTGCGTAAGGTACCAATTGCCAGTTTGGTTGAATCAGGAGCTAGCATGGCTTAGATAATCATTAAACGCGATCGTGCCAACATAGCCCTAGGAGCGTACCAGTCACTAACAGCTTTAGGAATTCTACTCCTAAGTAGCTGATTTGCAGATGCACCATGGCGGCTAGCTGGGCAGTAGAGCGGGTAATGGGTTCAAACAGATTCAAATCAAGGCTGAGGGCGCTCATGCTCGGAGCCAAAACGTACATATAGAGTAGGGCAATCGTCAACAGTAGAATCGCCATTAGCACAGGGGCTAACCCCTTGCGGTGCAACACATCTTGGTACGATCGCAATATCCAAATGCCCGTGAGCACCAAAGCCCCACACATGACCTCCACTCGGTTAAACCACCAAAACAGAGAATAACCAGCAGGCACAAAGTCTGCGCTGGCAAGCATTCCCGCGGTATAGAGGCTGGGCATAAGGATAAAGTCCATCAGCAGGCTGCTACTAAGCCAAAAGGCAAGACACGCTATCACGACAACCCGCCACCTTGCTCGTTGAGCACTGCCAACAGGCGTAGTTTTGAGTACAGTATCCATAATGAGTCCAAGTAGTTTGTATCGATACTTTCAGCGTAGTGGTTACCCTCGCAATCAGCAGTAATCCTACATAATTTGTTGTCAATCTTGGCAAACGATCGTAACTACTGACATGATGCTTAATGCTGGGCAGTAGCAGTCTACAGCACTCGTAGAACTGTAGGCACACTGTCGATGGCTGCTAGTTGCTGAATATCCCGCAAGGCTGCACGAAAACTACCTTCCTGCACATCATGGGTGACCACGACAATTTCTGCTAGATCATGCTTTAACCCTGCCTGAACGATCGACTCTAGGCTGACATGATGATTACCAAAACAGGTACCTACTTTTCCAATGACACCAGGATAGTCTTGAGCCAGCAGTCGTGCATAGAAGCGAGTGGTCAGGGTGTCTAGGGGAGCCAAGTTGGCGTAGGAACTGTGGGGGCAAGAGAGCAGAGGGTGAAGCATAGGCTTGGCAACGCCTGGGGCTTGGGTTGCGAGAATGGCGACAATATTGAGAATGTCAGATACCACAGCGCTGGCTGTTGGGCCTGATCCAGCACCAGGGCCAAAGAACATCACTTGGCCGATCGGCTCACCCTCTACCAAAATTGCGTTATAGACTCCATTCACGCTGGCTAGGGGATGGTCGATTGGCACCATGGTAGGATGCACACGAATCGATAGGCAGGGGGTGGAATCCTGCATGGCTGTGCTGGTCGGTTGTTCTTCAGCGATCGCCAATAGCTTGATCACAAACCCTAGCTTTTCTGCATAAGTAATATCAGTGGCCGAAACTTGACGAATCCCTTCACAGTGCACATCCATGAGGTTAATACGCTCACCAAAAGCTAGAGACGCTAGGATTGTGATCTTGTCTCGGGCATCTAGACCATCTACGTCAGCAGTGGGATCAGCTTCGGCATAGCCCAGGCGCTGGGCATCGGCAAGTACTTCAGCAAAGTCTGCTCCTTCTGCCTGCATTCGCGTCAGGATGTAGTTAGTGGTGCCATTAACAATGCCCATGACCGATCGCACTCGGTTCGCTCCTAGGGACTGCTTGAGGGGCTGAATTACTGGAATGCCACCACCGACAGCCGCCTCTAGCAAGACATACACCCCTGCCTCATTGGCCGCAGTAAATA includes the following:
- a CDS encoding VOC family protein, with the translated sequence MLAPDSTKLAIGTLRSVHHIALNVADLGRSRQFYGKTLGLQELRGNDIPETLRELVNQGKVANFMLPDGTILDLFFTPNLTPPDPDPSREFTRAAHLAFDIAPHQFDQAVEVLHHSSVPIAEGPVSRPTGRGIYFYDPDGFLLEIRCDPA
- a CDS encoding homoserine dehydrogenase, with product MTRIKVGLLGLGTVGSGVAEIFSNPTRRHPLLQDVAIHRVGVKSLDKPRPTTVPTEVLTTDLAAIVTDPEIDIVVEVIGGLEPARSLMLTAIAHGKHVVTANKAAIARYGDELFTAANEAGVYVLLEAAVGGGIPVIQPLKQSLGANRVRSVMGIVNGTTNYILTRMQAEGADFAEVLADAQRLGYAEADPTADVDGLDARDKITILASLAFGERINLMDVHCEGIRQVSATDITYAEKLGFVIKLLAIAEEQPTSTAMQDSTPCLSIRVHPTMVPIDHPLASVNGVYNAILVEGEPIGQVMFFGPGAGSGPTASAVVSDILNIVAILATQAPGVAKPMLHPLLSCPHSSYANLAPLDTLTTRFYARLLAQDYPGVIGKVGTCFGNHHVSLESIVQAGLKHDLAEIVVVTHDVQEGSFRAALRDIQQLAAIDSVPTVLRVL